The Geobacillus stearothermophilus ATCC 12980 genome contains a region encoding:
- a CDS encoding DUF2768 domain-containing protein: protein MSPALAKMWIAIASMVFMFISVGFIYLSRYKLKIRWLRFLLAVIAYVLLILAGIIIIFVVFSGPTQQ, encoded by the coding sequence ATGTCACCGGCTTTAGCGAAAATGTGGATCGCCATCGCCTCAATGGTGTTCATGTTTATTTCCGTCGGTTTCATTTATTTGAGCCGCTACAAGCTCAAGATTCGCTGGCTTCGCTTTTTGCTGGCGGTTATCGCTTACGTCCTGTTGATTCTCGCTGGCATCATCATTATTTTTGTCGTGTTCAGCGGACCGACGCAGCAATAG
- a CDS encoding NAD(P)H-dependent glycerol-3-phosphate dehydrogenase produces MENIAVLGAGSWGTALALVLADNGHRVRLWGQRAEQIEEINQRRTNEKYLPGVRLTEAIIGYHDLCAALDGVSVTVLAVPTKAIRGVLQKARACLAAPVTVVAVSKGIEPGTHKRVSEIVAEEMGEWLEDVVVLSGPSHAEEVVLRHPTTVAVSSPNMEAAQRIQDLFMNHHYFRVYTNPDLVGVEVGGALKNIIALAAGISDGLGYGDNAKAALIARGLAEIARLGCALGANPLTFSGLAGVGDLIVTCTSTHSRNWRAGYMLGQGKKLDEVLESMGMVVEGVRTTKAAYELAGELGVKMPITEALYEVLFEGKEPKEAVDSLMARGKKQEMDDVINIFAEP; encoded by the coding sequence ATGGAGAACATTGCTGTATTGGGCGCAGGAAGCTGGGGGACGGCGCTGGCGCTCGTTCTGGCTGACAACGGGCACCGCGTTCGGCTTTGGGGGCAGCGGGCTGAACAGATCGAGGAAATCAACCAACGGCGGACGAATGAAAAATATTTGCCGGGCGTCCGCCTGACGGAAGCGATCATCGGTTATCATGATCTTTGCGCTGCGCTCGACGGCGTGTCCGTAACGGTGCTCGCTGTGCCGACAAAGGCGATCCGCGGCGTGCTGCAAAAAGCGCGCGCGTGCCTGGCGGCGCCGGTCACCGTGGTCGCCGTCAGCAAAGGCATCGAGCCGGGGACGCACAAGCGCGTATCGGAAATTGTCGCTGAGGAAATGGGCGAATGGCTGGAAGACGTTGTCGTTCTTTCGGGGCCGAGCCATGCGGAAGAAGTGGTGCTCCGCCATCCGACGACGGTGGCGGTGTCATCGCCGAATATGGAAGCGGCGCAGCGCATTCAAGATCTATTTATGAACCATCACTATTTCCGCGTGTATACGAACCCGGATTTAGTCGGTGTCGAAGTCGGCGGGGCGCTGAAAAACATCATCGCCTTGGCCGCCGGCATCAGCGACGGGCTCGGCTACGGGGATAATGCGAAAGCAGCCCTCATCGCAAGAGGGTTGGCCGAGATTGCCCGGCTCGGCTGTGCGCTTGGCGCCAACCCGCTCACCTTTTCCGGGCTGGCCGGAGTCGGCGACTTGATTGTCACGTGCACAAGCACCCATTCCCGCAACTGGCGGGCCGGTTATATGCTTGGCCAAGGAAAAAAACTTGACGAGGTGCTCGAAAGCATGGGGATGGTTGTCGAAGGGGTGCGGACGACAAAAGCGGCGTACGAGCTGGCGGGAGAACTCGGCGTCAAAATGCCGATTACCGAGGCGCTCTATGAAGTCTTGTTCGAAGGGAAAGAGCCGAAAGAAGCAGTCGATTCGCTCATGGCGCGCGGAAAAAAGCAGGAAATGGACGATGTCATAAACATTTTTGCCGAGCCGTAA
- a CDS encoding capping complex subunit for YIEGIA, translated as MTHEKMILAVITINGEAVAGGAPIFVCRTKEEMERIAANLEAILDGIAHELSDGLLVIVKH; from the coding sequence ATGACGCATGAAAAAATGATTTTGGCGGTCATTACGATCAACGGTGAAGCCGTCGCTGGGGGTGCGCCGATCTTTGTTTGCCGCACGAAGGAGGAGATGGAGCGAATCGCCGCCAATTTGGAGGCGATTTTGGACGGCATCGCCCATGAGCTCAGCGACGGGCTGCTTGTGATCGTCAAGCATTAG
- the der gene encoding ribosome biogenesis GTPase Der, whose product MANPVVAIVGRPNVGKSTIFNRIVGERISIVEDVPGVTRDRIYSRAEWLNHTFYLIDTGGIDIGDEPLLVQIRQQAEIAIDEADVIIFMTNGRDGVTAADEEVAKLLRRSNKPVVLAVNKIDNPEMRDLIYDFYALGFGEPYPISGAHGTGLGDLLDAVVRHFPKGAAEEYEEDVIKFCLIGRPNVGKSSLVNAILGEERVIVSDIAGTTRDAVDTSFVREGQEYVIIDTAGMRKRGKIYESTEKYSVLRALRAIERSDVVLVVLNAEEGILEQDKKIAGYAHEAGRGVILVVNKWDAIEKDDKTMAEFERKIRDHFPFLDYAPILFVSAKTKQRLHKLLPLVQLVSDNHAMRVQTNVLNEVIMDAVAMNPTPTHNGKRLKIYYMTQVAVKPPTFVAFVNDPELMHFSYERFLENRIRDAFGFEGTPIKIIARPRK is encoded by the coding sequence ATGGCAAATCCAGTTGTAGCGATTGTCGGCCGTCCGAATGTGGGGAAATCAACGATTTTCAACCGCATTGTCGGAGAGCGCATTTCCATTGTGGAAGACGTGCCTGGGGTGACGCGCGACCGCATTTACAGCAGAGCCGAATGGCTGAACCATACATTTTACTTAATCGACACCGGCGGCATCGACATCGGCGATGAGCCGCTGCTTGTGCAAATTCGCCAACAGGCGGAAATCGCCATCGATGAGGCGGATGTCATCATCTTTATGACGAACGGCCGCGACGGTGTGACTGCGGCTGATGAAGAGGTGGCCAAGCTGCTCCGCCGGTCGAACAAGCCGGTCGTGCTAGCCGTGAACAAAATCGACAATCCGGAAATGCGTGATTTGATTTACGACTTTTACGCGCTTGGATTCGGGGAGCCGTATCCGATTTCCGGGGCGCACGGGACGGGGCTTGGCGATTTGCTTGACGCCGTCGTCCGCCATTTTCCAAAAGGGGCCGCCGAAGAGTATGAAGAGGACGTGATTAAGTTTTGCCTCATCGGCCGTCCGAATGTCGGCAAATCGTCGCTTGTCAACGCCATCTTAGGGGAAGAGCGGGTCATTGTCAGCGACATTGCCGGGACGACAAGGGATGCGGTGGACACGTCGTTTGTGCGTGAAGGGCAGGAATATGTTATTATTGATACGGCAGGAATGCGCAAACGCGGAAAAATTTACGAAAGCACGGAAAAATACAGCGTGCTGCGCGCGTTGCGGGCCATTGAACGGTCGGATGTCGTTCTTGTCGTGCTAAACGCCGAAGAAGGCATTCTCGAGCAAGATAAAAAAATCGCTGGCTATGCGCATGAAGCCGGGCGCGGGGTGATTCTCGTCGTCAACAAATGGGACGCCATCGAAAAGGATGACAAAACGATGGCTGAATTTGAGCGGAAGATTCGCGACCACTTCCCATTTTTGGACTATGCCCCGATTTTATTTGTGTCGGCGAAGACGAAACAGCGGCTCCATAAGTTGCTGCCGCTCGTGCAGCTTGTCAGCGACAACCATGCGATGCGCGTTCAGACGAACGTGCTCAATGAAGTCATTATGGATGCGGTGGCGATGAACCCGACGCCGACGCATAACGGCAAGCGCTTGAAAATTTATTATATGACGCAAGTCGCCGTCAAGCCGCCGACGTTCGTCGCCTTTGTCAACGATCCGGAATTGATGCACTTTTCGTACGAACGATTTTTGGAAAACCGCATCCGCGATGCGTTTGGCTTCGAGGGTACACCGATCAAAATCATCGCCCGCCCGCGGAAATAA
- a CDS encoding YphA family membrane protein → MEGTYFYLFFWFIWIVATFLMKKTGERTRLAAFALVMISSASLTVEIGVVRATLAFFVLFLCSCYAAIERRPCRLPFLALSASGLAFAYAAFRLLALFDPVWIWLDGQWMLAWWLVIVSSLFHRRFAARLLCLAFGGCQGEAVYAMAIHRMAPDYVLGSFSFFDAAAISASCLLIWEMIRFLSLQLEEKRPVRRARQS, encoded by the coding sequence ATGGAAGGGACTTATTTTTATCTCTTTTTTTGGTTCATATGGATTGTCGCCACCTTTTTGATGAAAAAGACGGGCGAACGGACGAGGCTGGCGGCGTTCGCTCTTGTGATGATCAGTTCCGCGTCGTTGACGGTGGAAATCGGTGTTGTCCGCGCCACGTTGGCGTTTTTCGTTCTTTTTTTATGTTCATGTTATGCGGCCATCGAGCGGCGGCCATGCCGCCTTCCGTTTCTGGCGCTGTCGGCGTCCGGCTTGGCGTTTGCCTATGCCGCCTTCCGCCTGCTTGCCTTGTTTGATCCGGTTTGGATTTGGCTTGACGGCCAGTGGATGCTCGCTTGGTGGCTCGTTATCGTCAGCAGTTTGTTTCATCGCCGCTTTGCCGCCCGCCTTCTTTGTCTGGCGTTTGGCGGCTGCCAAGGGGAAGCGGTATACGCCATGGCCATTCACCGCATGGCGCCCGACTATGTGCTCGGTTCGTTCTCGTTTTTCGACGCGGCGGCGATCAGCGCGTCGTGTTTGCTTATTTGGGAAATGATCCGCTTCCTGTCGCTTCAGCTCGAGGAAAAACGGCCTGTAAGGAGGGCGAGACAGTCGTGA
- a CDS encoding YIEGIA family protein yields MNEYTFPILYGVAVGVLTRLYLLRTDYRQYPTYLHGRTIHIALGVIAAGLGTVAVPAIMEKEFAAITFLALAASQFRDVRNMERNTLNELDQYELVPRGKTYIEGIAIVFEGRNYLVIFVSFLSTLFYLVWNVWAALAASAIGMMVARRFMSGSRLKDIADVKYVKPHFEGAGLYVDNIYIMNIGLPARREEILRYGMGFILTPKNFNARTTIANLGQRQAILHDVSTALGIYRDSGTPALVPLAKRDLNDGRVGIFILPQVEDIEKAKAVIENVPVLESAIRMPGERRWKRRGGSGDDA; encoded by the coding sequence GTGAACGAATATACGTTTCCCATTTTATACGGTGTCGCTGTCGGAGTGCTGACCCGCCTTTATTTGTTGCGCACCGATTACCGGCAGTATCCGACATACTTGCACGGGCGGACGATCCATATCGCATTGGGGGTGATCGCTGCCGGTCTAGGGACGGTCGCCGTGCCGGCGATCATGGAAAAGGAGTTTGCCGCCATCACGTTTTTGGCGTTGGCCGCCTCACAGTTTCGCGATGTGCGCAACATGGAGCGCAACACGTTGAACGAGCTTGACCAGTATGAATTAGTGCCGCGCGGAAAAACATACATTGAAGGCATTGCGATTGTGTTTGAAGGGCGGAACTATTTGGTCATTTTCGTTTCGTTTTTATCGACTCTTTTTTATTTAGTGTGGAACGTTTGGGCGGCGCTCGCGGCCAGCGCCATCGGCATGATGGTGGCGCGGCGATTTATGAGCGGGAGCCGGTTGAAAGATATCGCCGATGTGAAATATGTCAAACCCCATTTTGAGGGGGCAGGGCTGTATGTGGACAACATTTACATTATGAATATCGGCTTGCCGGCGCGGAGGGAAGAAATTTTGCGCTACGGGATGGGGTTTATTTTGACGCCGAAAAACTTCAACGCCCGAACAACGATCGCCAACCTTGGGCAGCGGCAGGCAATTTTGCACGATGTGTCGACGGCGCTCGGCATTTACCGCGACTCCGGGACGCCGGCGCTCGTGCCGCTCGCCAAACGTGATTTAAACGACGGGCGCGTCGGCATTTTCATTTTGCCGCAAGTGGAGGATATCGAGAAGGCGAAAGCGGTCATTGAGAATGTTCCGGTGTTGGAGAGCGCGATCCGCATGCCGGGCGAGCGGCGTTGGAAACGGAGAGGGGGCAGCGGTGATGACGCATGA
- a CDS encoding YpzI family protein — MGKDRQEKKLKQSRRVESDRDQSFAYKGAARLDTPEEARERNGQ, encoded by the coding sequence ATGGGAAAAGACCGTCAGGAGAAAAAGCTGAAACAATCGCGGCGCGTCGAGTCCGACCGCGACCAGTCATTCGCCTACAAAGGCGCAGCCCGGCTTGATACGCCGGAAGAAGCGCGCGAACGGAACGGGCAGTAA